The Desulfatitalea tepidiphila genome window below encodes:
- a CDS encoding ExbD/TolR family protein has product MLNITATRRSRRSATELNIAPLIDMVFILLIFFLVTTSFVKETGIEVSRPTAATAVSQSKATILIAIDPANRIYMDHREIDVRAVRANVERALAENPEGAVVVVADRASSTGMAIEVMDGCRMAGAKNVSLAASLPGGNAP; this is encoded by the coding sequence TTGCTCAACATCACCGCCACCCGCAGAAGCCGCCGCAGCGCTACCGAGCTGAACATCGCGCCGCTCATCGATATGGTATTTATCCTGCTGATCTTCTTCCTGGTCACCACCAGCTTCGTCAAGGAGACCGGCATCGAAGTAAGCCGGCCCACTGCCGCCACCGCCGTCAGCCAGTCCAAGGCGACCATCCTAATCGCCATCGATCCGGCCAACCGCATCTACATGGATCACCGCGAAATCGACGTCCGCGCCGTAAGGGCCAACGTGGAGCGCGCATTGGCCGAAAACCCCGAAGGCGCCGTGGTGGTCGTGGCCGACCGGGCCAGCAGCACGGGCATGGCCATCGAAGTGATGGACGGGTGCCGCATGGCCGGGGCCAAGAATGTCTCGCTGGCCGCCAGCCTGCCCGGGGGAAACGCCCCATGA
- a CDS encoding energy transducer TonB, with amino-acid sequence MSRPNDYRQILRQRNRGAWTWALLSAMGLNLALFMLMPHLLHSAPAKPTFDTLLPQIQVVRLKRPESPISRDAPRPPEVKRQQPAPQPDLNSAALQRPVWPFEINARLPGGPDTIALPPLETNLKALGIGDLFGVGDLDQPLITLTRMPPIYPLGAKRRGIEGSVTVRFIVNEHGSVEKTTIIHAQPPDTFEEAVLRCVSGWRFQPGTVDGQPVRVWAETTIHFTLD; translated from the coding sequence ATGAGCCGTCCGAACGATTATCGCCAGATTCTTCGCCAACGCAACCGCGGCGCCTGGACATGGGCATTGCTTTCGGCCATGGGGTTGAATCTGGCGCTCTTCATGCTGATGCCCCATCTGCTGCACTCGGCGCCGGCCAAGCCCACGTTCGATACGCTGCTGCCCCAGATCCAGGTGGTTCGCCTCAAACGTCCCGAAAGCCCGATTTCGCGTGATGCGCCTCGCCCCCCCGAGGTAAAACGGCAGCAGCCGGCACCGCAACCCGACCTCAACAGCGCCGCCCTGCAGCGGCCGGTATGGCCGTTCGAAATCAACGCCCGCCTGCCTGGCGGTCCGGACACGATCGCTTTGCCGCCTTTGGAGACCAACCTGAAGGCCCTGGGCATCGGCGATCTTTTCGGCGTGGGCGACCTGGACCAGCCCCTGATCACCCTCACGCGCATGCCGCCGATCTACCCCCTGGGCGCCAAACGCCGGGGCATCGAAGGATCGGTGACGGTGCGCTTCATCGTCAACGAACACGGGTCGGTGGAGAAGACCACCATCATCCATGCCCAGCCGCCCGACACCTTCGAAGAGGCGGTGCTGCGCTGTGTTTCCGGATGGCGGTTTCAACCTGGAACGGTGGATGGGCAGCCAGTCCGCGTGTGGGCCGAGACCACCATCCACTTCACACTGGATTAA
- a CDS encoding SAM-dependent methyltransferase: MALIWAGIACCAGPAASPATSGHDASGSYTLVSIGPGDADLLTVRAVEAIRRADLIFCNPKTREKLASVIDFTGKQVEDGYGVLFRFYGRDCRQVPEAERTWHGRTCEEFHRKQAEFIVMVQAAVQSGRHVVLLSSGDPTIYGPDLWSIKALKDLNPTVIPGISSLNAANAVLKAGLGEVIITAPFDREGRADTIERLAVHERATMVIFMPRDMPKLLQRLAAAYPADTPVAVVSRAGHVGQENAVMGTVADIGDRLKDQDVQLSLVYVGKALAQAQFNADETPMPSGTGRFYLVGMGPGDADLASLRAVRVIEKADLIFASDKYQKRYASLLKGKKVLDGYGRLFPFYGKDCATLTPAERANERMSCEAYHQKQAEFERLVRDAVAKGQTVAMLDTGDPLIYGPCSWSLTALRDLPTEVVPGLSCFNAANAALQAGVTQGKSSHSVLLASGWSVDEMAVHQSTMVLFTMRKEFKHFVDALSRHYPAETPVAIVSKAGYAREEQVTRGTLGTILAQLGGDKMPFEYLLYVGDFLADGGRVAN; the protein is encoded by the coding sequence TTGGCCTTAATATGGGCCGGTATCGCCTGCTGCGCCGGTCCGGCGGCGTCACCCGCCACATCAGGTCATGATGCTTCCGGCAGCTACACCCTCGTCAGTATCGGCCCCGGCGACGCCGACCTGCTCACCGTGCGCGCCGTGGAGGCCATCCGGCGGGCCGACCTGATCTTCTGCAATCCCAAGACCCGGGAAAAGCTGGCATCCGTGATCGATTTTACCGGAAAACAGGTGGAAGACGGCTACGGCGTGCTGTTCCGCTTCTATGGCCGGGACTGCCGCCAGGTGCCTGAAGCGGAGCGCACCTGGCACGGCCGGACCTGCGAAGAATTTCACCGCAAACAGGCGGAATTTATCGTCATGGTGCAGGCCGCCGTCCAATCCGGCCGGCACGTGGTGTTGCTCAGCAGCGGCGACCCGACCATTTACGGTCCGGACCTGTGGAGCATCAAGGCGCTCAAGGATCTGAACCCCACCGTGATACCCGGCATCAGCTCGCTCAACGCGGCCAATGCCGTGCTCAAGGCCGGCCTGGGCGAAGTCATCATCACGGCCCCCTTTGACCGCGAAGGCCGCGCGGACACCATCGAACGGCTGGCCGTCCACGAACGGGCCACCATGGTCATCTTCATGCCCCGGGATATGCCCAAACTGCTCCAACGTCTCGCCGCGGCCTACCCGGCCGACACCCCCGTCGCCGTGGTCAGCCGGGCCGGTCATGTGGGTCAGGAAAACGCCGTCATGGGCACGGTGGCCGATATCGGCGACCGGTTGAAGGATCAGGACGTGCAACTCTCCCTGGTCTACGTGGGCAAGGCCCTGGCCCAGGCCCAATTCAATGCCGACGAAACGCCCATGCCGTCCGGAACGGGCAGATTCTACCTGGTGGGCATGGGCCCGGGGGACGCCGACCTGGCCAGCCTGCGGGCCGTGCGGGTGATCGAAAAGGCGGACCTGATCTTTGCCAGCGACAAGTACCAGAAGCGTTACGCCTCCCTGCTCAAAGGCAAGAAGGTGCTGGACGGCTATGGCCGGCTGTTTCCCTTCTACGGCAAGGATTGTGCGACGCTCACCCCGGCCGAACGGGCCAATGAGCGCATGAGCTGCGAGGCCTACCACCAAAAGCAGGCGGAGTTCGAACGGCTGGTGCGCGACGCCGTGGCCAAGGGCCAGACCGTGGCCATGCTGGATACCGGAGACCCCCTGATTTACGGCCCCTGCTCCTGGTCCCTGACCGCCTTGCGCGACCTGCCCACCGAGGTGGTGCCCGGCCTGAGCTGCTTCAACGCCGCCAACGCGGCCCTGCAGGCCGGGGTGACCCAGGGCAAAAGCAGCCATTCGGTGCTGCTGGCCTCGGGCTGGTCCGTGGATGAAATGGCGGTGCATCAAAGCACCATGGTGCTCTTCACCATGCGCAAGGAGTTCAAGCATTTCGTCGACGCCTTGTCCAGGCACTATCCAGCGGAAACGCCGGTGGCCATCGTCTCCAAGGCCGGTTACGCCCGGGAGGAGCAGGTGACCCGCGGCACCCTGGGCACCATCCTGGCTCAACTGGGCGGGGATAAAATGCCGTTCGAATACCTGCTTTACGTCGGCGACTTTCTGGCGGACGGCGGGCGGGTGGCGAATTAG
- a CDS encoding TonB-dependent receptor: MKRMGLVLLAVVAGVLMICGIGAAETETPADNVERLEDLEVKEKGGAPGLTTSPGKTVIELDKYATMAPPGSIVDVLKTHAIVDFRGDSDFDPGIDSIYVRGFDATRFVTAIDDLTLLKTGGRKSSNIVDYATLPAFLIDKVEVLPGPHSARFDSKAIGGVLNFVTRQPERRESAKPDLKFSTSYGSYDSWNNNASMSGAISAFVYDFGYQYTHTDGYLRNSETDNQTVFGRVGVVLPGNGFFALSSSYADTDREAPVNNPSSDGSDYDSDYPRTDSGAFDPYAKPTWDSRSTTYRLNYEQSLPIIGRLQIGAYKSHDFRDRSYYASTTDTTRSEMETDWYAQGGKIQDDIRWSANHHTTVGFDIARLYDDGINEHKEERIKKRGTFIEHKWGILPSVDIRAGLRYEDVRIWVTNFGAIPNREDVINRRWNELIPKSFTTWRMDGVAPWLRDTALSLGVSKIWRAPDYHGDYNPQGRPAGAWLEDEHGIGYDLVLDRRLWRDISLQINYAFYDIKDYIASNSAYANYSGAGAGNLRYSDYKINLERVHRHGVDVTLGGHIIDDLSFSLTYAWQQFYNRGDEPAGETTLHQRAENRITASLRYALFERTTLMLDYYYQDKEITEVSEEIAPDVWFFTEVENPSYSVFDFGVQQQLFKQIGFFENGTAKVWVKNIFDEDYYNSSGHPGTDRTFGVSFQFGI; the protein is encoded by the coding sequence ATGAAACGGATGGGGTTGGTTTTATTGGCAGTCGTCGCGGGCGTGCTCATGATTTGCGGCATCGGCGCAGCGGAAACGGAAACACCGGCGGACAATGTGGAGCGCCTCGAGGATTTGGAGGTCAAGGAAAAGGGCGGGGCGCCGGGGTTGACCACGAGCCCGGGTAAAACCGTCATCGAACTGGACAAGTACGCCACCATGGCACCTCCCGGCAGCATCGTGGATGTGCTCAAGACCCACGCCATCGTGGATTTCCGGGGGGATTCCGATTTCGACCCCGGGATCGACAGCATCTATGTGCGCGGATTTGACGCCACGCGCTTCGTCACGGCCATCGACGACCTGACGCTCCTCAAAACCGGAGGCCGCAAGTCCTCCAACATCGTAGATTACGCCACCCTGCCGGCCTTTCTGATTGACAAGGTCGAAGTGCTGCCCGGGCCCCACTCGGCCCGCTTTGACAGCAAGGCCATCGGCGGGGTTCTCAATTTCGTCACCCGCCAACCCGAGCGCCGGGAGAGCGCCAAACCCGATCTCAAATTCAGCACCAGCTACGGATCCTATGACAGTTGGAATAACAATGCTTCCATGAGCGGCGCCATCAGCGCGTTCGTCTATGACTTCGGCTATCAGTACACCCATACCGATGGCTATCTGCGCAATAGCGAGACGGACAACCAAACGGTGTTCGGACGAGTCGGGGTCGTTTTGCCCGGGAATGGATTCTTCGCCTTGAGTTCGTCTTATGCCGATACCGACCGCGAGGCGCCGGTCAACAACCCCAGCAGCGACGGCTCGGATTACGATTCGGACTACCCGAGGACGGACAGCGGGGCCTTCGACCCCTACGCCAAACCGACCTGGGACAGCCGCTCTACCACCTACCGCCTCAACTACGAGCAGTCGTTGCCCATCATCGGCCGTTTGCAGATCGGGGCCTACAAATCCCACGATTTCCGCGATCGCTCGTACTATGCCAGTACAACGGACACGACACGCAGCGAAATGGAAACCGATTGGTATGCGCAAGGCGGCAAAATCCAAGACGATATCCGCTGGTCCGCCAACCATCACACCACGGTGGGGTTTGACATCGCACGACTCTATGACGACGGCATCAACGAACACAAGGAAGAACGTATCAAAAAGCGGGGCACCTTCATCGAGCACAAGTGGGGCATCCTGCCTTCCGTGGATATCAGGGCCGGGCTTCGCTATGAGGATGTGCGCATCTGGGTGACCAACTTCGGCGCCATTCCCAATCGGGAGGATGTCATCAATCGCCGTTGGAACGAGCTGATCCCCAAATCCTTCACCACCTGGCGCATGGACGGCGTGGCCCCCTGGCTGCGGGACACTGCTCTCTCCCTGGGTGTCAGCAAAATCTGGCGCGCTCCCGATTATCACGGCGACTACAATCCCCAGGGGCGACCGGCCGGTGCCTGGCTGGAGGACGAACACGGTATCGGTTACGACCTGGTGCTCGACCGCAGGCTCTGGCGGGATATCTCTCTGCAAATCAACTACGCCTTTTACGACATCAAGGACTACATCGCCAGCAACAGCGCCTATGCCAACTACTCGGGCGCCGGGGCCGGCAACCTGAGATACAGCGACTATAAAATCAACCTCGAGCGCGTCCACCGGCATGGCGTGGATGTCACTCTCGGCGGCCATATCATAGACGATCTATCCTTCAGCCTGACCTACGCCTGGCAGCAATTTTATAACCGGGGGGATGAACCGGCCGGTGAAACCACACTGCATCAACGCGCCGAGAACCGGATTACGGCCAGCCTGCGCTATGCCTTGTTCGAGCGCACCACCTTGATGCTGGACTACTACTACCAGGACAAGGAGATCACCGAGGTCTCCGAAGAAATTGCTCCCGATGTGTGGTTTTTCACCGAAGTGGAGAATCCATCATACAGCGTTTTCGACTTCGGGGTTCAGCAGCAGTTGTTTAAACAGATCGGATTCTTCGAAAACGGCACGGCCAAAGTATGGGTCAAGAACATCTTCGACGAAGATTACTACAATTCCTCCGGGCATCCGGGTACTGACCGCACCTTTGGTGTCAGCTTTCAATTTGGGATTTAA
- a CDS encoding DUF3450 family protein encodes MRSSKILISWILAFLLWLGSHTAVGSDEVTERIEKPVRNAITTRQTTQAEEEQWRAERDQLMARYEALEQTIAQLETHRTALQQSNQDTRGRIAAKAQQLADIEQIGAGIRPPGRRGHRPTADLRGLGAPIPARRTPGAHRTAVATVR; translated from the coding sequence ATGCGCTCGTCGAAGATCTTAATCTCTTGGATTCTGGCCTTTCTGTTGTGGCTGGGATCCCATACGGCAGTGGGGTCCGACGAGGTCACCGAGCGGATCGAAAAACCGGTGCGCAACGCGATCACCACCCGGCAAACCACCCAGGCGGAAGAGGAGCAGTGGCGGGCCGAACGTGATCAGTTGATGGCCCGATACGAAGCCCTGGAGCAGACCATCGCACAGCTCGAAACCCACCGGACGGCGCTGCAGCAGTCCAACCAAGACACCCGCGGGCGCATCGCCGCCAAAGCCCAACAGCTCGCCGATATCGAGCAGATCGGCGCCGGCATCCGCCCCCCTGGTCGAAGAGGTCATCGGCCAACTGCAGACCTTCGTGGCCTCGGGGCTCCCATTCCTGCGCGCCGAACGCCAGGCGCGCATCGAACGGCTGTCGCAACTGTCCGGTGA
- a CDS encoding YkgJ family cysteine cluster protein: protein MENDTAHPTSEPELLALGPDEPFRFTCGPGIACYNQCCQDLNQALTPFDVLELRRYLKLSWQEIQEQHVMLYSGPATGLPVASLRFATRAGRHCPFVTTQGCSVYPARPTSCRLYPVARAIQRSRIEGRISEHFALLKEPHCHGFEKGPTQTARQWIESQGARAGLDASDAMLELIALKNRLRPGPLAPEQRQWAVMAFYDLERLKDQAQAGRLPAMDTDALPPMPDREDDHQWLSWAMAWLQRALFGQQD from the coding sequence ATGGAAAACGACACCGCTCATCCGACATCGGAACCCGAACTGCTCGCCCTCGGACCCGACGAACCTTTCCGTTTCACGTGCGGTCCCGGCATCGCCTGCTACAACCAGTGCTGCCAGGATCTCAATCAAGCCCTGACGCCGTTCGACGTGCTCGAGCTGAGGCGCTACCTCAAGCTCTCCTGGCAAGAGATCCAGGAACAGCACGTGATGCTGTATAGCGGACCTGCCACGGGCCTGCCGGTGGCTTCCCTGCGATTTGCGACCCGGGCCGGCCGGCACTGCCCGTTCGTCACGACCCAAGGCTGCAGCGTCTATCCGGCCCGCCCCACCTCCTGCCGGCTCTATCCCGTGGCGCGGGCCATCCAACGCTCCCGAATCGAGGGGCGCATCAGCGAACATTTCGCTCTGCTCAAGGAGCCCCACTGCCATGGTTTCGAAAAGGGGCCGACCCAAACCGCACGGCAGTGGATCGAGTCCCAGGGCGCCCGGGCCGGTCTGGATGCAAGCGATGCCATGCTGGAACTCATCGCTCTGAAAAATCGATTGCGTCCAGGCCCACTGGCCCCGGAGCAACGGCAATGGGCGGTCATGGCGTTTTACGATCTGGAGCGACTCAAGGATCAGGCCCAGGCCGGCCGACTGCCGGCCATGGACACCGACGCCCTGCCCCCCATGCCCGACAGGGAGGATGACCACCAATGGCTCTCGTGGGCCATGGCCTGGCTGCAGCGGGCGTTATTCGGCCAGCAGGACTAG
- a CDS encoding DUF3842 family protein — protein sequence MNLTLHKRICVIDGQGGGIGATLIKYLKGAYGETIELIALGTNAIATAQMLKAGANRGASGENAICHTVPLADCIVGPIAITWANAMLGEVTPRMAEAVTSCPALKILLPLSQERTRIVGIVSEPLPHFVQRLVEKEIKEVWNHV from the coding sequence ATGAACCTCACGCTGCACAAACGCATCTGCGTCATCGACGGCCAGGGCGGCGGCATCGGCGCCACCCTGATCAAATATCTGAAAGGCGCCTATGGCGAAACCATCGAACTCATCGCCCTGGGCACCAACGCCATCGCCACGGCCCAGATGCTCAAGGCCGGCGCCAACCGGGGCGCCTCCGGGGAGAATGCCATCTGCCACACCGTACCCCTGGCAGACTGCATCGTCGGCCCCATCGCCATCACCTGGGCCAACGCCATGCTTGGCGAGGTGACCCCGCGCATGGCCGAAGCCGTCACATCCTGTCCGGCCCTCAAGATCCTGTTGCCGCTCTCCCAGGAGCGGACCCGGATCGTCGGCATCGTCAGCGAACCGCTGCCCCATTTCGTGCAGCGCCTGGTGGAAAAAGAGATCAAGGAGGTATGGAACCATGTGTGA
- a CDS encoding MotA/TolQ/ExbB proton channel family protein: MLQLLEQTWFRLEAYLQDGGVVMLPLVLVSLLMWVLIMDRIFFFRRLYRKTMSARSAWEHIQQQRMPDPGEYRGIVSLLVADFLENRSGDRMLDRFILDERVQHINRRMKDYLALIGVLAAIAPLLGLLGTVTGMIATFDVLSVFGTGNAKAMAGGISEALITTQTGLLVAIPGLYMKGFLDRRADNLIQRVKTVGYYLRRHL; this comes from the coding sequence ATGCTTCAACTACTAGAACAAACCTGGTTCCGACTTGAAGCCTACCTGCAGGACGGCGGCGTAGTAATGCTGCCCCTGGTGCTGGTCAGCCTGCTCATGTGGGTCCTGATCATGGACCGCATCTTCTTTTTCAGGCGCTTGTACCGCAAGACGATGAGCGCCCGTTCGGCCTGGGAGCATATTCAACAACAGCGTATGCCCGATCCCGGAGAGTACCGGGGCATCGTATCGCTGCTGGTGGCCGATTTCTTGGAAAACCGCAGCGGCGACCGCATGCTGGATCGTTTCATCCTGGATGAGCGCGTTCAGCACATCAACCGGCGCATGAAAGACTATCTCGCGTTGATCGGCGTGCTGGCCGCCATCGCGCCTCTTTTAGGCCTGCTGGGCACGGTGACCGGCATGATCGCCACCTTCGACGTGCTGTCCGTCTTCGGCACCGGCAACGCCAAGGCCATGGCCGGCGGCATCTCCGAGGCCTTGATCACCACCCAGACCGGCCTGCTGGTGGCCATTCCAGGCCTTTACATGAAGGGTTTTCTCGATCGCCGGGCCGACAACCTGATCCAGCGGGTCAAGACGGTCGGCTACTATTTGCGCCGGCATTTGTAG
- a CDS encoding MotA/TolQ/ExbB proton channel family protein: MKRTPRWLTGALMLFLLNLPAAQAAAQDMREAQIQARETRKALIDRAAEEQRAAEQAAARSREKIGQDRTVLKKALAELEARHKTLDQEVGRLSAEMERLTAEEKDLTQRLAESDGMVRELVGVIRVNAKDLLALIEQNLKSAMIDHDVAFLASIAEQARFPGMADIRRMIALLFETIQASGEVSIQSGTITDRTGLQAEADILTIGNFTAAYRIEDEAGFLTYAPASRNLYALSRLPSGRMQRQLDDYMDGSSDAVPMDVSRGGALRQLTHELSLWQQIPKGGIIVWPILAILAVGIVIVIERVVFLWRKHLDGDRLMNGIAARVVEQKWDLCHQLCEAARGKPIARVVAAGLNCRKMAREEMENALQEAILREIPPMERFLSTLGMLAAIAPLLGLLGTVTGMIDTFHVITQHGTGDPRMMSGGISEALVTTMLGLTVAIPIMLAHTLLNRSVDNRIGQMEEKAVALVNIVHKNREKRKV, translated from the coding sequence ATGAAACGGACTCCACGATGGCTCACAGGCGCCCTTATGCTGTTCCTCTTGAATCTCCCGGCCGCCCAGGCGGCCGCCCAGGACATGCGTGAAGCGCAGATCCAAGCCCGTGAAACCCGCAAAGCGCTCATCGACCGCGCCGCCGAAGAGCAACGCGCCGCCGAGCAGGCCGCGGCCCGAAGCCGCGAAAAAATCGGCCAGGACCGTACAGTGCTCAAAAAAGCGCTGGCCGAGCTCGAAGCCCGGCACAAGACGCTCGACCAGGAAGTCGGCCGGCTCAGCGCTGAAATGGAGCGCCTGACGGCCGAAGAGAAAGACCTCACCCAACGCCTGGCCGAAAGCGACGGCATGGTGCGGGAACTGGTGGGCGTCATCCGAGTCAACGCCAAGGACTTGCTGGCCTTGATCGAACAGAACCTGAAGAGCGCGATGATAGACCATGATGTCGCTTTTCTCGCGTCGATTGCCGAGCAGGCGAGATTTCCAGGCATGGCCGACATCCGCCGAATGATCGCTCTGCTTTTCGAGACGATTCAGGCCAGCGGAGAAGTATCTATCCAAAGCGGCACGATAACCGACCGGACCGGCCTGCAGGCCGAGGCCGATATCCTGACCATCGGCAACTTCACTGCGGCCTACAGAATCGAAGACGAGGCGGGTTTTCTGACCTATGCCCCCGCCAGCCGCAACCTTTATGCGCTTTCGCGTCTGCCTTCCGGGCGAATGCAACGCCAACTGGACGACTACATGGACGGATCGAGCGATGCGGTCCCCATGGACGTCTCCCGTGGGGGCGCACTGCGTCAATTGACCCATGAATTGAGCCTCTGGCAGCAGATTCCAAAGGGCGGGATCATCGTCTGGCCCATCCTGGCCATTCTGGCCGTGGGCATCGTGATCGTCATCGAACGGGTGGTTTTCCTGTGGCGCAAACACCTGGACGGCGACCGCCTGATGAACGGCATCGCCGCCCGGGTCGTCGAACAGAAATGGGACCTGTGCCATCAGCTGTGCGAAGCCGCCCGCGGGAAACCCATTGCACGGGTCGTCGCCGCCGGCCTGAACTGCCGCAAGATGGCGCGCGAAGAGATGGAGAACGCGTTGCAGGAGGCGATTCTGCGCGAAATTCCACCCATGGAGCGCTTTTTATCGACCTTAGGCATGCTGGCCGCCATCGCGCCCCTGCTCGGGCTGCTGGGCACCGTCACGGGCATGATCGACACCTTTCACGTCATCACCCAGCACGGCACCGGCGATCCGCGCATGATGTCCGGCGGCATCTCCGAAGCCCTGGTGACCACCATGCTGGGACTGACCGTGGCCATCCCCATCATGCTGGCCCACACCCTGCTCAACCGTTCGGTGGATAACCGCATCGGACAGATGGAGGAAAAAGCGGTGGCGCTGGTCAATATTGTTCATAAGAATAGGGAGAAAAGAAAAGTCTAA
- a CDS encoding tetratricopeptide repeat protein — MKSLCQFSIHPFIDRCIATALAVMVLMTLPGMAAGAGQDAKELPAAVRWVFNDVGRLIDQKNYDAAVKRLTEFQAKGGPEPQTAAGDDVHHHPMVYFALGNCRLYQERYAQAEAALAQAVRRQPDLTAAWLNLAKACYEQGKHAAAADHFREAYDRCAEKQPEHLYYSAAADLMAQNYKAAIDTFERLFERHPGKIQLSWKSHWVHALLADGQAKRALPHIEALIAGHTGEERVRWQEVLLYQYVQLKMTAKARGYARALTRQTPAEPRWWKMSAQLDLSDGAYADALAAMTIYGYLTPLSEEERKLWADLSLQLGIPGQAAPIYEKMLADADDAKGMKEMLKNLVTAYRRLGQPEAALAQLDRAPDLGKDPELLMLRADLLYEQKRYDEASAAYLRAAREDHSRAGNAWLMAGYAAWQANDIDTSRRAFTKAADFKPHRQRALLAMRQLQKIN, encoded by the coding sequence ATGAAAAGTCTTTGCCAATTTTCAATCCATCCTTTCATCGACCGATGCATCGCAACGGCGCTGGCCGTCATGGTGCTCATGACGCTTCCTGGGATGGCCGCTGGAGCCGGACAAGATGCAAAAGAGCTGCCGGCCGCCGTGCGATGGGTGTTCAATGACGTGGGGCGCCTGATCGATCAGAAAAATTATGATGCCGCGGTCAAACGATTGACCGAATTCCAGGCCAAGGGCGGACCCGAACCGCAAACCGCCGCGGGCGACGATGTCCACCACCACCCCATGGTCTATTTCGCGCTGGGCAACTGCCGTCTCTATCAGGAGCGCTACGCCCAGGCCGAAGCCGCATTAGCGCAGGCGGTCCGGCGTCAGCCGGATCTCACCGCCGCCTGGCTCAACCTGGCCAAGGCCTGCTACGAGCAGGGCAAACATGCCGCCGCCGCGGACCATTTCCGCGAAGCCTACGACCGCTGCGCCGAAAAACAGCCCGAGCACCTCTACTACAGTGCCGCCGCCGATCTTATGGCCCAAAACTACAAGGCGGCCATCGACACCTTCGAACGCCTTTTCGAACGTCATCCCGGAAAGATCCAGCTGTCCTGGAAATCCCACTGGGTGCACGCCCTGCTGGCCGACGGCCAGGCGAAGCGGGCCTTGCCCCACATCGAAGCGTTGATCGCCGGACACACCGGTGAAGAACGCGTCCGCTGGCAGGAAGTTCTTCTCTATCAATATGTTCAGCTCAAGATGACCGCCAAGGCCCGGGGCTATGCCCGCGCTCTCACCCGGCAGACCCCCGCCGAGCCGCGCTGGTGGAAGATGTCCGCCCAGCTCGATCTGAGCGATGGCGCCTATGCCGACGCCCTGGCGGCCATGACGATCTATGGATACCTTACCCCACTTTCGGAAGAAGAACGGAAACTGTGGGCCGACCTGAGCCTCCAATTGGGCATTCCCGGCCAGGCGGCACCGATTTATGAAAAGATGCTGGCCGACGCCGACGACGCCAAAGGAATGAAAGAGATGCTGAAAAACCTGGTCACGGCCTACCGCCGCCTGGGGCAGCCCGAAGCCGCCCTGGCCCAATTGGACCGCGCGCCTGACCTGGGAAAGGACCCGGAACTGCTCATGCTCAGGGCCGACCTGCTCTATGAACAAAAACGGTATGACGAAGCATCAGCGGCCTACCTGCGTGCGGCCCGCGAAGACCACTCCCGGGCCGGGAACGCATGGCTTATGGCCGGTTATGCCGCGTGGCAGGCCAACGACATCGATACCAGCCGACGAGCGTTTACAAAAGCCGCCGACTTTAAACCCCATCGTCAGAGAGCCTTGCTGGCCATGCGACAACTGCAGAAAATCAATTAG
- a CDS encoding DUF3450 domain-containing protein, with protein sequence MASGLPFLRAERQARIERLSQLSGDPEVAVSEKFRKVMEALTIEAEYGNTIEVHQETITVEDQEMLVHVFRLGRMSLFFQTLDLRKCGAFNVATSRWEPLPRDYNAAIETAIEIGAKRQPVELLNLPVGRMAIR encoded by the coding sequence GTGGCCTCGGGGCTCCCATTCCTGCGCGCCGAACGCCAGGCGCGCATCGAACGGCTGTCGCAACTGTCCGGTGATCCTGAAGTCGCGGTCAGCGAAAAATTCCGAAAGGTGATGGAGGCGCTGACGATCGAGGCTGAATACGGCAACACCATCGAAGTCCACCAGGAGACCATCACCGTGGAAGATCAGGAGATGCTGGTCCATGTCTTCCGACTGGGACGCATGAGCCTCTTTTTTCAAACCCTGGACCTTCGCAAATGCGGTGCGTTCAACGTGGCGACCTCCCGCTGGGAACCCCTGCCGCGCGATTACAACGCGGCCATCGAAACCGCCATTGAGATCGGGGCCAAACGGCAGCCCGTCGAACTGCTCAACCTGCCCGTAGGAAGGATGGCGATCCGATGA
- a CDS encoding CooT family nickel-binding protein, translated as MCEANVYLDRNGAEEMILESVDVIEPQENNTFRMVTIFGEQKIIRGRLKGMNLVDHKIVFIPEGD; from the coding sequence ATGTGTGAAGCCAATGTCTATCTGGACCGCAATGGAGCGGAAGAGATGATCCTGGAATCCGTGGATGTGATCGAACCGCAGGAAAACAACACCTTTCGGATGGTGACGATTTTCGGCGAACAGAAGATCATCCGGGGACGCCTCAAGGGCATGAACCTCGTGGATCACAAGATCGTTTTCATCCCCGAGGGGGATTAG